TCCAGAGCGTCTGCGGGGAGTGCCTCGGATGTCACGTCGACGGATTGGCCAGGAAGCTCTCATCCTCGCGCCTGATCAGCGGGGCAGGCGATCCTCTCTGGACGATCTGGCGGGCCTGATCGACTGGGCGCCCGTCGAGAGCCGCCTGGAGGACATTCATGCCGCCGCGAGAGGCAAGCCGCTCTGGCCGCCCTTGGCCTTGTTCAAGGCGATGTTGATCGCAGTCTGGTACGACCTCTCCGACGTGAAGCTCGCGGAGGCTCTCGACGACAGGGCCTCGTTCCGGCGGTTCTGCGGCTGCTCCGCCCAGGTGCCGACGCCGGAGCGTACGGCCTTCGTGCGCCTCCGCCGCGAGTTGGTGAGCCAAGGCCTGGACCAGGTGCTGTTCGAAGCAGTGACGGCCCAGCTCTGGGCCAAAGCCGTGAGCGTCAAAACAGGCACGCTGATTGACGCGACGATCATCGCCTCCGCGAGCCACGCAGATGGAGAGGCAGCCTGGACGAGTCACCAGAAGCGAAAAGCCATTCAAGGCTTATCATCAGGCTAAACAGCCACCCCTTTCCGGCGGAAAGAAGCAGCGGCCGCTCGTTCAACCATTCGAGGATGCACGACCCTCCGCGCACAGGTCTCATAAGGTGCGACAATCCATGAGCCGCCGTGGCAACTGCCATGGATAACGCGCCCATGGAAAGCTTCTTCCACACCCTCAACGTCGAACTCGCCCAGCAGCGCCGGTGGGCCACGCGGGACGAAG
This Roseomonas marmotae DNA region includes the following protein-coding sequences:
- a CDS encoding transposase yields the protein MSRRRIGQEALILAPDQRGRRSSLDDLAGLIDWAPVESRLEDIHAAARGKPLWPPLALFKAMLIAVWYDLSDVKLAEALDDRASFRRFCGCSAQVPTPERTAFVRLRRELVSQGLDQVLFEAVTAQLWAKAVSVKTGTLIDATIIASASHADGEAAWTSHQKRKAIQGLSSG